The following are encoded together in the Tetrapisispora phaffii CBS 4417 chromosome 5, complete genome genome:
- the OMS1 gene encoding putative RNA methyltransferase (similar to Saccharomyces cerevisiae OMS1 (YDR316W); ancestral locus Anc_5.344) → MLRNVPLCMRACSRRTILKTSIVQFAIEPLAVKRGYHSKEYLERQKLLEEMQSPYRIIRWGAIARSREFKKGLTKYLIGLYAIFLAFGVNRMNKLYSKEQEIEALKEKKSNGDLNDFETVKLKSLTEPTKMRTRDITKLQKYHDLIEQNTGREFNGNEFASDKFDEIAHNPHIQPARDTTAFYDDKAEDYDADVNFEEKMIFMGRRRKWLMRHCRGDVLEVSCGTGRNIKYLNAEKINSITYIDGSQKMIEIARNKFHEYFPNFKKVAFVCGRAEDLNALNKDKGREMLYDTIVETFGLCSHTDPVEALNNFSKLLKPGGRIVLLEHGRGSYDFINKILDTKAERRLHTWGCRWNLDIGELLDDSDLDIVLEKRVHLGTTWCVVAKKKNDTPHAEEITFVDKYIRSGLKTKVEGMDKK, encoded by the coding sequence ATGCTCAGAAATGTGCCATTATGTATGAGGGCCTGTTCCCGTAGGACAATTCTGAAGACGTCAATTGTGCAATTTGCGATCGAACCACTTGCTGTTAAAAGAGGCTACCATAGCAAAGAGTACCTGGAGAGACAAAAACTACTTGAAGAGATGCAATCTCCGTATAGAATAATCCGATGGGGTGCCATTGCACGCTCTAGAGAGTTCAAGAAGGGTCTCACCAAGTACCTTATTGGGCTGTATGCGATATTCCTTGCGTTTGGTGTTAATCGAATGAACAAATTGTATTCTAAAGAACAAGAGATAGAAGCATTGAAAGAGAAGAAGTCGAATGGAGACCTGAACGACTTCGAGACCGTTAAATTGAAATCTTTGACTGAACCAACGAAAATGCGTACGCGGGACATTACGAAACTGCAGAAGTACCATGATCTGATTGAACAAAACACCGGACGTGAGTTCAATGGCAACGAATTTGCGAGCGACAAGTTCGACGAGATTGCACACAATCCACACATCCAGCCTGCAAGGGACACCACCGCCTTCTACGACGATAAGGCGGAAGATTACGATGCAGACGTCAATTTTGAAGAGAAGATGATATTCATGGGACGCCGTCGCAAATGGTTGATGAGACATTGCCGTGGCGATGTGCTGGAAGTGTCCTGTGGCACGGGCCGTAATATCAAATACTTAAATGCGGAGAAGATCAATTCGATCACGTATATCGATGGGTCCCAGAAGATGATTGAAATTGCACGTAACAAGTTCCACGAATACTTCcccaatttcaaaaaagtAGCCTTTGTGTGCGGTAGAGCTGAAGACCTGAACGCACTGAATAAAGACAAAGGCAGGGAGATGCTGTATGACACCATAGTAGAGACATTTGGCCTGTGCTCGCACACAGACCCGGTGGAAGCGCTAAACAATTTCAGTAAATTACTGAAACCAGGCGGACGCATCGTGCTGTTGGAGCATGGGCGTGGTTCATACGACTTCATCAACAAGATACTGGACACCAAAGCAGAAAGACGTCTGCACACATGGGGATGCAGGTGGAACCTTGACATTGGCGAACTGCTGGATGACTCGGACCTTGATATTGTCCTGGAGAAAAGAGTCCACCTAGGGACAACATGGTGTGTCGTTGCCAAGAAGAAAAACGACACGCCCCACGCAGAAGAAATAACCTTCGTCGACAAATACATTCGATCAGGTCTGAAAACAAAAGTAGAAGGCATGGACAAGAAATAG
- the PIB1 gene encoding phosphatidylinositol-3-phosphate-binding ubiquitin-protein ligase (similar to Saccharomyces cerevisiae PIB1 (YDR313C); ancestral locus Anc_5.339): MTSDSDTEINTRFINNFAHWQPDADIQNCLNCNSRFTFVNRKHHCRCCGCIFCADCSNRFVNYQPNIVKVIKRWPNEKELAPYRTCIHCYRSLLSNKLLLTPNGEIFTTSRLQDDELGEDISTLDTGNNNEVENNEVSEQNIESEYSNNAILTTNDPVTNTEVNSSPTVGSNKNISTIREIETNDEDHCPICYYDLMNYENELDRTTHLDECIQNASKSQQHQNLGNNEDGNPLSFRNKYKNRMLVFRVRDNKTKKSSEDEDECPICFETMEPGEKIARLECLCVFHYTCIKSWMKKKIQKTKESQGKIPPNANFCPLHDAIY, translated from the coding sequence ATGACATCCGATAGTGATACAGAGATCAATACTAggtttataaataattttgctCATTGGCAACCTGATGCGGATATACAGAACTGCCTCAATTGTAATTCGAGGTTTACATTTGTTAATCGTAAGCATCATTGTAGATGCTGCGGTTGCATTTTCTGTGCTGACTGCTCTAATAGATTTGTGAATTACCAACCAAATATTGTCAAAGTGATAAAGAGATGGCCAAATGAAAAAGAGTTAGCTCCATATAGAACATGTATACATTGTTACAGAAGTCTTCTGTCGAATAAACTGTTACTAACTCCAAATGGTGAGATTTTTACCACATCTCGGTTACAAGATGATGAGTTGGGAGAAGATATATCAACGCTGGATACAGGTAACAACAATGAAGTTGAGAACAACGAGGTTTCTGAACAAAATATAGAGAGTGAATATTCAAACAACGCTATTCTTACAACAAATGACCCAGTAACTAACACTGAAGTAAATTCAAGTCCAACTGTGGGctctaataaaaatataagtaCTATCCGTGAAATAGAAACTAATGATGAAGATCATTGCCCGATCTGTTATTatgatttaatgaattacGAAAATGAATTAGATAGGACTACTCACCTAGATGAGTGTATTCAAAATGCTTCTAAATCACAGCAGCATCAAAACTTAGGAAATAATGAGGACGGTAATCCATTGTCttttagaaataaatataaaaatagaaTGTTAGTGTTTAGGGTACGAGACAATAAAACTAAGAAATCCtcagaagatgaagatgaatgCCCAATATGTTTCGAAACGATGGAACCTGGAGAAAAGATTGCAAGACTGGAATGCCTTTGTGTGTTTCATTATACTTGCATAAAGTCATGgatgaaaaagaaaatacaaaaaacGAAAGAATCTCAAGGCAAAATTCCACCTAATGCGAACTTTTGTCCATTGCATGATGCCATTTACTAA
- the TPHA0E01140 gene encoding cyclin family protein (similar to Saccharomyces cerevisiae PCL5 (YHR071W); ancestral locus Anc_5.347), with protein sequence MEKVANCTPFYSYGTPAYSDIDDTHAGTEDSLENTLLDLTLENVLYINGVVDTVFAVNAKFNGKHAVSKKKLKLFLKEIVRRTNSKNINVTTINHAIHYLKAFYSQLEEHDCARAAMDRPLFTFCIKRMFIMCLVLANKFLVDENYVLSTWSLITASSLKDLKIMETYVLKTLDYNLFYSASTQPMQSKRSLDSSVSIDFHSMLNTKKIHS encoded by the coding sequence ATGGAGAAGGTCGCTAACTGCACTCCTTTCTATTCGTACGGAACCCCTGCCTATAGCGACATCGACGATACTCACGCCGGTACCGAGGACTCGCTGGAAAATACTCTATTGGATCTGACTCTAGAGAACGTTCTGTATATCAACGGCGTTGTGGACACTGTATTTGCAGTTAATGCAAAGTTCAATGGCAAGCACGCTGTCAGCAAGAAGAAACTGAAACTGTTCCTCAAAGAGATCGTAAGAAGGACTAActcaaaaaatatcaatgtCACCACAATAAACCATGCAATTCACTATCTGAAGGCGTTCTACTCACAGCTCGAGGAACACGACTGCGCTCGCGCTGCAATGGACAGACCACTGTTCACGTTTTGCATCAAGAGAATGTTCATCATGTGTTTGGTGTTGGCAAATAAGTTTCTCGTAGATGAGAATTACGTGCTGTCGACGTGGAGCTTGATTACTGCTTCCTCTTTGaaagatttgaaaattatgGAAACGTATGTATTGAAGACACTcgattataatttattctACAGCGCATCCACACAACCAATGCAAAGCAAAAGATCATTGGACTCGTCAGTAAGTATTGACTTCCATTCCATGTTAAACACAAAGAAAATACATTCGTag
- the RAD34 gene encoding Rad34p (similar to Saccharomyces cerevisiae RAD34 (YDR314C); ancestral locus Anc_5.340), which translates to MKRPYEEVDSIEEENHSAIDNASNLQVEDVLDDYESDNEDDDLEFDEEVNWEDVPLVSKFDEQSGVSKSQILNISISTDKFIGSRPKRAKKQVTKLKKLKYGLNIIEIPFFLRTLKERSKLCLDERLNRRLKRSIPKIIGKKFDCLAKQDSNAQNDRLRTLLLGAVLWFRSNYKINSNGFRQNHYRLDYLIRNSGCSVNKKFNHVLDNEQLYYGSRPLIDNLSENIREMAKNKMCNRDYLVFFFVIILKNLLKDKYSYSLRICFALPTHDFDTNYSNAVSMIDNDLSIVPNRFDSDLLKPVFWIELLFQHRHIYVIDPIVSIEESSMISRYNIDEPIGIFSCDKHFLNKDQCFNYVVGIDIETQIISDISPRYLPNLCYRYFNVSDFNPIFKTLSFRSYQYFKKTIKKLNLEHSKFSFNNDLLMRHLTRQNYELPSTYKGFYKSKNFILPSQLKTLQFLKMGSNPIGSFTYTLNSQTISELIYWRSDVTILKSRQNWSILGYSIKRNEEPRKLKKFTLLKSKRESKYHQYSISELYSIDQVSKTPKLPIHYTYINGIKGVNPDPLCYKGQYNNVEIFDLDIVPDGFKLLNLYMRESNINVRNLIKKYNKETVRSDNLKYIDVVTGFDFKKKPGFAMPKVTHIMLNCHDFNILQKLINEQIEASRLMLWSELISRIKINDRIDKGSS; encoded by the coding sequence ATGAAGCGACCATATGAAGAAGTTGACTCcatagaagaagaaaaccACAGTGCAATAGATAACGCATCGAACCTTCAAGTTGAAGATGTCTTAGATGATTACGAATCAGATAATGAAGACGATGACTTGGAATTTGACGAGGAAGTTAATTGGGAAGATGTTCCATTGGTGAGCAAATTTGATGAGCAATCTGGAGTGTCAAAGAGTCAGATCTTAAACATAAGTATTTCAACTGATAAATTCATTGGTTCCAGGCCTAAACGAGCTAAAAAGCAAGTGACTAAACTCAAGAAATTAAAGTATGGTTTAAACATCATAGAAATACCTTTTTTTCTGAGAACATTGAAAGAACGTTCTAAACTTTGCTTGGATGAAAGACTAAATCGAAGACTTAAGAGATCGATCCCAAAAATAATAGGAAAGAAGTTTGACTGTTTAGCAAAGCAAGATTCAAATGCTCAAAATGATAGATTACGAACTTTATTGTTGGGAGCTGTTTTGTGGTTTAGATCAAATTATAAGATTAACAGCAATGGGTTTAGACAAAACCATTATAGACTGGATTATCtaattagaaattctggCTGTtctgtaaataaaaaatttaatcaTGTGTTGGACAATGAACAATTATACTATGGTAGCAGACCTTTAATCGACAATCTATCTGAGAATATAAGGGAAATggcaaaaaataaaatgtgTAATCGAGACTACTTAGTGTTCTTTTTTGTGATCATTTTAAAGAACTTATTAAAAGACAAATATTCATACTCATTAAGAATATGCTTTGCGCTGCCAACACATGATTTTGATACAAATTATAGCAATGCTGTGTCCATGATTGATAACGATCTTAGCATAGTTCCAAATCGTTTTGATTCTGATTTATTGAAACCTGTATTTTGGATAGAACTACTGTTTCAACAtagacatatatatgtgatCGACCCTATTGTTTCAATAGAAGAAAGTAGTATGATCTCACGATATAATATAGATGAACCCAttggaatattttcttGTGACAAACATTTCTTAAATAAGGACCAATGTTTTAATTATGTGGTAGGTATAGATATAGAAACCCAAATTATAAGTGATATATCACCCCGTTACCTACCCAATCTTTGTTATAGATACTTTAATGTAAGTGATTTTAACCCCATATTCAAGACTTTATCATTTCGCagttatcaatattttaaaaagaccatcaagaaattaaatctGGAGCATTCTAAATTTAGTTTTAACAATGATTTGTTAATGAGGCATTTAACTAGACAAAATTATGAACTACCATCAACATATAAAGGATTTTACAAAtccaaaaattttattttaccTAGTCAGTTGAAAACTTTACAATTTCTAAAAATGGGTTCCAATCCAATAGGTTCATTTACCTATACTTTGAATTCACAGACGATATCTGAATTGATATATTGGAGATCTGATGTAACAATTCTAAAGAGTAGACAAAATTGGAGTATATTAGGGTATTCGATCAAACGAAATGAAGAGCCAAGAAAACTTAAAAAGTTCACATTACTCAAGAGCAAAAGAGAGAGCAAATACCACCAATATTCCATAAGtgaattatattcaatCGACCAAGTATCTAAAACTCCCAAGCTACCCATACATTATACCTATATCAATGGCATAAAGGGAGTCAATCCTGATCCACTATGCTATAAAGGACAATATAACAAtgttgaaatttttgatcTTGATATCGTTCCAGATGGATTTAAGTTactaaatttatatatgaggGAATCCAATATCAACGTACGAAAtctaattaaaaaatataataaagaaactgTCAGAtctgataatttaaagTATATAGATGTTGTGACAGGTTTTGATTTTAAGAAGAAACCGGGTTTCGCAATGCCAAAAGTGACACACATTATGTTAAATTGTCATgactttaatattttacaaaaattaataaacgAACAAATAGAGGCCTCAAGACTCATGTTATGGTCTGAGTTAATATCCAGGATAAAAATAAACGATAGAATCGACAAAGGCTCTTCCTAA
- the HTD2 gene encoding hydroxyacyl-thioester dehydratase HTD2 (similar to Saccharomyces cerevisiae HTD2 (YHR067W); ancestral locus Anc_5.341), with amino-acid sequence MSLTKSSWAITDTINPKVLHDFQSIIGSKLSTSHIQSNNKFLMPGSHLLYFNSSYSKLDKDGYFNSQTPSMLLDKPDLTFRRRLWSKGDITFKQQLKFGSVYTCTEKVKHCKRIKDNYYVGIERLIRPYNCSANTESSDNSDYCIKETRWLTYTNLPPVIYKVNRGVDKNLLKRIGEFQFEDIDILRYGQLTLNPHRIHWDKNYSCSVEKYDNIIAQGPLIVQALIDIFNKHFTNLQFQIKSIKYKNVNNLYPDTRALVSLEKAEDDVFNLYLTDEKWLPYMQQ; translated from the coding sequence ATGAGTTTGACAAAATCATCATGGGCTATTACTGATACTATCAATCCTAAAGTGCTTCATGATTTTCAGAGTATAATTGGTTCTAAACTGTCAACTTCACATATCCAAAgtaacaataaatttttgatgCCAGGATCGCATCTGTTGTACTTTAATTCATCTTATTCGAAGTTGGATAAGGATGGGTACTTCAATTCCCAAACGCCGTCGATGTTACTCGATAAGCCTGATTTAACGTTTAGAAGAAGACTTTGGTCAAAAGGTGACATCACATTCAAGCAACAACTGAAATTTGGCTCTGTTTATACATGTACTGAGAAGGTCAAGCACTGCAAAAGAATCAAAGATAATTATTATGTTGGGATCGAGAGACTGATACGACCTTACAATTGTTCTGCTAATACTGAAAGTAGTGACAATTCTGACTATTGTATCAAAGAGACGAGGTGGCTAACATACACTAATTTGCCACCtgtaatatataaagtaaATAGAGGTGTTGATaaaaatcttttgaaaCGTATAGGGGAATTCCAATTTGAAGATATCGATATTCTGCGATATGGTCAATTAACATTAAACCCACATCGGATTCATTGGGATAAGAATTACAGTTGTAGTGTTGAGAAATACGACAACATCATAGCGCAGGGTCCATTGATCGTTCAGGCATtaatagatatatttaacaaaCATTTTACAAACCTTCAATTCCAGATCAAAAGcattaaatataagaaCGTCAACAATCTCTATCCGGACACTAGAGCTCTTGTATCTTTGGAGAAAGCTGAGGATGACGTGTTTAACTTGTATCTGACAGATGAAAAATGGTTACCTTATATGCAGCAATGA
- the ERG7 gene encoding lanosterol synthase ERG7 (similar to Saccharomyces cerevisiae ERG7 (YHR072W); ancestral locus Anc_5.351): MAIEFYSEQIGLPKTDPKSWRLRTDELGRESWEYLKEGEVDLNDEQSTYTKWLLQVPDFPAPNPAINSESANFKAENACHNGASFYKLLQDPTSGMFPCQYKGPMFMAIGYIAVNYIAGIEIPDHERIEMIRYIVNTSHPVDGGWGLHSVDKSTVFGTALNYVNLRLLGLSKDHPVCVKARDTLMRLGGAIGAPHWGKIWLSALNLYKWEGVNPAPPETWLLPYSLPIHPGRWWVHTRGVYIPVSYLSLTKYTCELTPLLAEIRTEIYTKDFESIDFSKHRNTVCGVDLYYPHSKLLDVANDCLVFYENYLRPEWVYEKSRKSVYELIKKEIENTDYLCIAPVNQAFCALVTLIEEGKNSKQFERFQYRMKDALFHGPQGMTVMGTNGTQVWDCAFFIQYYFVAGLAEKPEFYDAISAAYKFLCRSQFDTECEPGSFRDKRVGAWGFSTKTQGYTVSDCTAESIKAIIMVRNSPTFAKIHNEFSDERLYKGIDILMSLQNLGSFEYGSFATYEKIKAPLFMEALNPAEVFGNIMVEYPYVECTDSSVLGLTYFHKHYDYKKEEISKRIKLAIDYIKSCQQKDGSWYGCWGICFTYAGMFAMEALETVGENYKNSEVVRKGCDFLVKKQMEDGGWSESMKSSELHTYVSSERSLVVQTAWVLIALLLAKYPHKDVIDRGIQLLKSRQQPSGEWKFEEVEGVFNHSCAIEYQSYRFLFPIKALGLYVKNYGNDSI; the protein is encoded by the coding sequence ATGGCTATTGAGTTCTATTCTGAACAAATTGGTTTACCGAAAACCGACCCAAAATCATGGAGGTTACGTACAGATGAACTAGGTAGAGAGAGTTGGGAATATTTGAAGGAAGGGGAAGTGgatttaaatgatgaaCAATCGACCTACACTAAATGGTTATTGCAAGTCCCAGATTTTCCAGCTCCAAACCCAGCCATAAATAGTGAATCTGCAAATTTCAAAGCTGAAAATGCATGTCACAATGGTGCATCTTTCTACAAATTATTGCAGGATCCGACCTCAGGGATGTTTCCTTGCCAATATAAGGGCCCAATGTTCATGGCCATTGGTTATATTGCCGTCAATTACATCGCTGGCATTGAAATCCCTGATCATGAAAGAATTGAAATGATAAGATATATTGTGAACACTTCGCATCCTGTCGATGGAGGATGGGGTTTACACTCCGTCGATAAAAGTACTGTATTTGGTACTGCATTGAACTACGTTAACTTACGTCTATTGGGTTTATCAAAAGATCATCCAGTATGTGTGAAAGCAAGAGACACTCTGATGAGATTAGGTGGTGCAATCGGTGCACCACATTGGGGTAAGATTTGGTTAAGTGCCTTGAATCTATACAAATGGGAAGGTGTTAATCCTGCTCCACCTGAAACATGGTTATTACCATATTCTCTACCAATCCATCCGGGTAGATGGTGGGTTCACACTAGAGGTGTTTATATTCCCGTTAGTTATCTTTCTTTGACAAAGTATACTTGTGAATTAACACCCTTATTAGCTGAAATAAGAACTGAAATTTATACAAAAGATTTTGAGAGTATCGATTTTTCCAAACACAGAAATACAGTTTGCGGTGTTGATCTTTACTACCCACATTCTAAACTATTGGATGTTGCCAATGATTGTTTAGTATTCTATGAAAACTATCTTAGACCAGAATGGGTATATGAAAAGTCAAGAAAATCTGTCTAcgaattaattaaaaaagaaattgaaaatactGATTACCTTTGTATTGCACCAGTTAACCAAGCGTTCTGTGCTTTGGTGACTCTTATTGAAGAAGGAAAGAATTCTAAACAATTTGAAAGATTCCAATACAGAATGAAAGATGCTTTATTCCATGGTCCTCAAGGTATGACAGTCATGGGTACAAATGGTACTCAGGTTTGGGATTGTGCTttctttattcaatattattttgtagCCGGTTTAGCTGAAAAACCTGAATTTTACGATGCAATTTCAGCTGCGTACAAGTTTTTATGCCGCTCTCAATTTGATACAGAATGTGAACCTGGAAGCTTTAGAGATAAAAGGGTAGGTGCTTGGGGTTTTTCTACCAAAACGCAAGGTTACACAGTATCTGATTGTACTGCTGAATCTATTAAAGCTATCATTATGGTTCGAAATTCTCCAACATTTGCAAAAATTCATAATGAATTTTCTGATGAAAGACTCTACAAAGgtattgatatattgatGAGCTTACAAAACTTGGGCTCATTTGAATACGGTTCATTTGCAACttatgaaaaaattaaagcGCCATTATTTATGGAAGCATTGAACCCAGCAGAAGTGTTTGGTAACATCATGGTTGAATATCCGTACGTTGAATGTACCGATTCCTCAGTCTTGGGTTTAACTTATTTCCATAAACATTATGACTATAAAAAAGAGGAAATTTCTAAGCGTATTAAGCTTGCCATTGATTATATTAAGTCATGTCAACAAAAAGATGGCAGTTGGTATGGTTGCTGGGGTATTTGCTTTACATATGCTGGTATGTTTGCAATGGAAGCGTTAGAAACTGTTGGTGAAAACTACAAAAACTCGGAAGTAGTTCGTAAAGGTTGTGACTTTTTAGTGAAAAAGCAAATGGAAGATGGTGGATGGAGTGAATCTATGAAATCTAGTGAATTACACACTTACGTTTCAAGCGAAAGATCTTTGGTTGTTCAAACTGCATGGGTTTTAATAGCTTTATTATTGGCTAAATATCCGCATAAGGATGTTATTGATAGAGGTATTCAACTTTTGAAGAGCAGGCAACAACCATCAGGTGAATGgaaatttgaagaagtGGAAGGTGTTTTTAATCATTCCTGTGCAATTGAATACCAAAGTTATAGATTTTTGTTCCCAATTAAAGCATTAGGCTTATATGTTAAAAATTATGGCAATGATTCCATCTGA
- the YFT2 gene encoding Yft2p (similar to Saccharomyces cerevisiae YDR319C; ancestral locus Anc_5.350), whose translation MQHAIEKLRHLQKNHFPLFAISISYIFVLLFGEFLHLILGTETLEYHKTSFYFLNSKNTINQIFAYNGNLVWFLLFCLVFYLHLHFETVNSKELLPTSADVPVGLHSRVCQYTQRANYYLFKQYFFKYCVKSASLFVIFFAIDTLFVLSGGSCDDGSGTTFSETCRSNKGKWEGGFDISGHFCFLITISLILWCELYKLHKRMESESFEVELNVVFTVMIGLIVGVIMVWFGLLWITAIYYHTFFEKVLGCMLGFVTPLLMYYTIPSNEFLNGLLYK comes from the coding sequence ATGCAACATgctattgaaaaattgagaCATCTTCAGAAGAATCACTTCCCATTATTCGCAATCAGCATATCGTACATATTTGTTTTACTCTTTGGTGAGTTTTTGCATTTGATACTAGGAACAGAAACGCTAGAGTACCATAAGACCagtttttatttcttaaacTCCAAGAATACAatcaatcaaatttttgCATACAATGGTAATCTTGTCTGGTTTCTGTTGTTTTGTCTAGTGTTCTATCTGCATTTACATTTTGAGACGGTAAATTCTAAAGAACTATTACCTACCAGTGCTGATGTGCCGGTGGGGTTGCATTCGAGAGTGTGCCAATATACACAAAGAGCGAACTACTACCTATTCAAGcaatatttcttcaaatattgtGTTAAGAGTGCCTCTTTATTTGTGATTTTTTTTGCCATTGACACATTATTTGTACTAAGTGGTGGTTCTTGTGACGATGGAAGTGGAACGACATTTTCAGAGACATGTCGTTCAAATAAGGGCAAGTGGGAAGGTGGATTCGATATCAGTGGCCATTTCTGTTTTTTAATCACCATCAGTCTGATTCTATGGTGTGAGTTGTATAAATTGCATAAGAGGATGGAGAGCGAGAGTTTTGAGGTTGAGTTGAATGTGGTGTTTACAGTTATGATTGGCTTGATTGTTGGTGTTATTATGGTTTGGTTTGGATTACTTTGGATCACTGCAATTTATTATCACACATTTTTTGAGAAAGTTCTGGGATGTATGTTAGGCTTTGTCACGCCATTGCTTATGTATTACACAATTCCGTCCAATGAGTTTTTGAACGGTTTGctatataaatag
- the TPHA0E01190 gene encoding TFIIH subunit TFB1 family protein (similar to Saccharomyces cerevisiae TFB1 (YDR311W); ancestral locus Anc_5.336), producing MSHSGAAVFKKVSGIITIDEGHSPAILTWRSTDGDKTSVIELDGIDKLQATPASSEKMMLRLIGIVDESKKIKDNDGNEVLPKPVTYMFMFNNRIVMDNIKVTLQHIISRYKDTQAYEEKSRRETGGESVDSTPVVSTPLINTRKLDDSLSRKKLLSNFKLQQSLLRENKTLMKTFQETVMSSGLPADEFWSTRIALLRAFALSTSQKVGPYNVLSSIKPVASSDNKVNVNISREKIMSIFQTFPIVNKAYMDNVPKNFKEPEFWARFFASKLFRKLRGERISPNDRGDVIIDRYLTLDEDYDRQDDISLQHD from the coding sequence ATGTCTCATTCTGGTGCTGCCGTTTTCAAAAAGGTATCTGGTATAATTACTATTGATGAAGGTCATTCTCCTGCTATCCTGACATGGAGATCCACAGATGGAGATAAGACCAGCGTTATTGAATTAGATGGTATTGATAAGCTTCAAGCTACACCAGCTTCAAGTGAAAAAATGATGTTAAGACTTATAGGGATCGTAGATGAAAGTAAGAAGATTAAAGACAATGATGGTAACGAAGTCCTACCAAAACCTGTTACTTACATGTTTATGTTTAACAACAGGATAGTGATGGATAATATCAAAGTTACTTTGCAGCATATTATATCACGTTATAAAGATACACAAGCTTATGAAGAGAAATCTCGAAGAGAAACTGGTGGTGAGTCCGTAGACAGTACACCAGTAGTATCAACACCTCTGATTAATACCAGAAAACTAGATGATTCGTTGTCCAGGAAGAAACTTCTATCGAATTTTAAACTTCAACAATCATTATTACgtgaaaataaaactttaaTGAAAACTTTCCAAGAGACTGTAATGTCCTCCGGTTTGCCGGCTGACGAATTCTGGTCGACAAGAATTGCTTTGTTGCGAGCATTTGCGTTATCGACATCACAGAAGGTTGGCCCATATAATGTTTTATCGAGTATCAAGCCAGTTGCATCATCAGATAATAAAGTGAATGTGAATATATCCAGAGAGAAAATTATGAGTATTTTCCAGACTTTTCCAATTGTAAACAAGGCATATATGGATAATGTGccaaaaaatttcaagGAACCTGAATTTTGGGCTAGGTTTTTTGCCTCTAAATTGTTTCGTAAATTAAGGGGTGAACGTATCTCACCAAATGATAGAGGTGATGTTATTATAGATAGATACTTAACATTGGATGAAGATTATGATAGACAAGATGATATCAGTTTACAGCATGAC
- the TPHA0E01185 gene encoding uncharacterized protein (similar to Saccharomyces cerevisiae SSF2 (YDR312W) and SSF1 (YHR066W); ancestral locus Anc_5.338), which yields EYVRKTSAEIKLLEKRHAEKMRLKEQRRSEQEKNIERKKSVKEAKKQRKLARREQRKLDEQNGETNMHQDSESDNGSDSEDDENNYQDVPEDIDSDLFSEVEE from the coding sequence ATGAGTATGTCAGAAAGACTAGTGCTGAAATTAAGCTATTGGAGAAGAGACATGCAGAAAAGATGAGATTAAAGGAACAAAGAAGAAGTGAACAAGAGAAAAACATTGAAAGGAAGAAATCCGTTAAGGAAGCTAAGAAGCAGCGTAAACTTGCCAGAAGAGAACAAAGAAAACTAGACGAACAAAATGGAGAGACAAACATGCATCAAGATAGTGAAAGTGATAATGGTAGTGACAGTGAAGATGATGAGAATAATTACCAAGACGTTCCTGAAGATATCGATAGTGACTTATTTAGCGAAGTTGAAGAGTAG